The following proteins are co-located in the Synechococcus sp. PROS-U-1 genome:
- a CDS encoding prolyl oligopeptidase family serine peptidase — protein MGAVPLSAQHAVGRLPGLKEPALVSGPNATVWLIWLEQRPQERGRTTALIRRFGDSEAEPKELTRAPSNLRSRVHDYGGGVLAAAVDQDRLILAWIDSGCLWRQDWHLPQNGTDQPAPMEPAQRLSREGDWELADGVLDLPRQRWIGIREIEGRDQLVSLALNKADQTPLPLHQPADFAGYGCMSPDGQRFAWVEWQQPAMPWDCSSLWCAELSNTGDLIQPRQLAGGNGVSVFQPQWLPNGQLLVAEDSTGWWNLMIQPHTDAAWQRPWPMAAETAMPQWIYGMSTTAWDGEQLIAAVCSRGTWSLQQLSLDGTVQPLMQPFDDLAGLSACNGRAVAVASNSTSVAGLLEIDLRPATPLWSHSPAMPAPLAVEDISVAEPLWFNGYRDERTHAWYYPPSGNTPGAAPLLVKSHSGPTAMARRGLSLAIQYWTSRGWGVVDVNYGGSTGFGRDYRERLNGGWGVVDVEDCAAAARALIATGRADPDKIAIEGGSAGGFTTLAALCFTDVFRAGACRYAVCDLTAMAEDTHRFEARYVDGLVGPWPQERTLYEQRSPLHHANQIRCPVLFFQGLKDKVVPPEQTERMAEALRNNGIPVEVRLFEDEGHGFRNQATQIEVLKETEAFFRHQLGLAEQRI, from the coding sequence ATGGGAGCCGTTCCGTTATCCGCGCAGCATGCCGTCGGCCGTTTGCCGGGGCTCAAGGAACCGGCACTGGTCAGCGGGCCCAACGCAACGGTGTGGCTGATCTGGCTGGAACAGCGCCCCCAGGAGCGCGGCCGCACCACAGCCTTGATTCGCCGTTTCGGTGATTCAGAAGCGGAGCCCAAGGAACTGACACGGGCCCCAAGCAATCTGCGCAGTCGCGTGCATGACTACGGCGGCGGTGTGCTCGCTGCCGCGGTGGATCAAGACAGGCTGATCCTGGCCTGGATCGACAGCGGCTGTCTCTGGCGTCAGGACTGGCACCTGCCGCAGAACGGAACAGACCAACCCGCTCCGATGGAACCAGCCCAACGGCTCAGCCGGGAGGGCGACTGGGAGCTGGCGGATGGCGTGCTCGATTTGCCGCGGCAGCGGTGGATTGGCATCCGTGAAATCGAGGGTCGTGACCAGCTGGTGAGCCTGGCGCTGAACAAGGCCGATCAGACCCCGCTGCCACTGCATCAACCGGCGGACTTTGCCGGCTACGGCTGCATGAGCCCCGATGGCCAGCGTTTCGCCTGGGTGGAATGGCAGCAACCCGCCATGCCATGGGACTGCAGCAGTCTTTGGTGCGCGGAGTTGAGCAACACGGGCGACCTGATCCAACCTCGACAGCTGGCCGGGGGCAACGGCGTCTCGGTGTTTCAACCCCAATGGCTGCCCAACGGACAACTGCTCGTGGCGGAGGACAGCACGGGTTGGTGGAATCTGATGATCCAGCCCCATACCGATGCCGCCTGGCAACGGCCCTGGCCGATGGCAGCTGAAACGGCCATGCCCCAATGGATTTATGGGATGAGCACCACGGCCTGGGATGGCGAACAGCTGATCGCAGCCGTGTGCAGCCGCGGGACCTGGTCATTGCAGCAGCTCAGCTTGGATGGAACCGTGCAGCCGTTGATGCAGCCGTTTGATGATCTCGCGGGGTTAAGCGCCTGCAACGGTCGCGCCGTGGCCGTGGCCAGCAACAGCACCAGCGTCGCTGGGCTGCTGGAAATCGACCTGCGACCAGCCACCCCGCTCTGGAGCCACAGCCCGGCCATGCCCGCACCTTTGGCGGTTGAGGACATCAGCGTGGCCGAACCGCTCTGGTTTAACGGCTACCGAGACGAACGCACCCATGCCTGGTACTACCCCCCCAGCGGCAACACGCCAGGGGCCGCCCCACTCCTGGTGAAAAGTCACAGCGGACCAACGGCCATGGCCCGCCGCGGCCTCAGCCTGGCGATCCAGTACTGGACATCCCGTGGCTGGGGAGTGGTGGATGTGAATTACGGCGGTTCAACAGGATTTGGCAGGGATTACCGGGAGCGGCTCAACGGTGGCTGGGGGGTAGTGGATGTCGAAGACTGCGCAGCAGCAGCCCGGGCCTTGATCGCGACGGGTCGCGCCGATCCCGACAAGATCGCCATCGAAGGCGGCAGTGCAGGTGGCTTCACCACCCTGGCGGCCCTTTGTTTCACCGATGTGTTCCGGGCGGGTGCCTGCCGCTATGCGGTGTGTGATCTCACAGCCATGGCCGAAGACACCCACCGGTTCGAAGCGCGCTACGTCGATGGCCTGGTGGGTCCATGGCCCCAAGAGCGCACGCTCTATGAGCAACGATCACCTCTGCATCACGCAAATCAAATCCGCTGCCCGGTGCTGTTTTTCCAGGGGTTAAAAGACAAGGTGGTGCCTCCGGAACAGACCGAACGCATGGCCGAGGCCCTGCGTAACAACGGAATCCCGGTGGAGGTGCGGCTGTTCGAAGACGAAGGCCATGGGTTCCGGAACCAAGCCACCCAGATCGAGGTTCTGAAAGAGACCGAGGCCTTTTTCCGACATCAACTGGGCCTTGCAGAACAGCGCATCTGA
- the mscL gene encoding large conductance mechanosensitive channel protein MscL — translation MLQRWRREFVEFFFTKGNALSVAIAFIVGQQFTRIVDSITKDLFMPLLNPLVSSGSFKDLKIAYFGGAIEVGNLIDTVIEALLVAWVLFLILKGIKRMERQSAAEPEASES, via the coding sequence ATGCTTCAGCGGTGGCGCAGAGAATTTGTTGAGTTCTTCTTCACCAAGGGCAATGCTCTAAGCGTTGCCATCGCATTCATTGTGGGCCAGCAATTCACAAGAATCGTCGACTCAATCACCAAAGACCTCTTCATGCCGCTGTTGAACCCATTGGTCTCCAGCGGAAGCTTCAAAGACCTCAAGATTGCCTATTTCGGGGGGGCGATTGAAGTTGGGAACTTAATTGACACGGTGATTGAAGCTCTGTTGGTGGCCTGGGTGCTGTTCCTGATCCTCAAGGGGATCAAAAGGATGGAACGACAAAGCGCGGCCGAGCCCGAAGCCAGCGAAAGCTGA
- a CDS encoding SufS family cysteine desulfurase, protein MTITAKARSGVDFVDLSSRYRSDFPILEQLAPDGRPLIYLDHAATSQKPRQVLEALQQYYSCDNANVHRGAHQLSARATDAFEAARSTAAAFVGAASAREIVFTRNASEAINLVARTWGDANLKEGDEILLTVMEHHSNLVPWQLLAQRTGCVLRHVGITESGELDLEDFQAQLSQRTRLVSLVHISNALGCCNPLDQVIPAAHAVGACVLVDACQSLAHKPIDVAALDADFLVGSSHKLCGPTGMGFLWARESLLEAMPPFLGGGEMIQDVFLDHSTWAVLPHKFEAGTPAIGEAVGMGAAIRYLQAVGLEAIQAWEAQLTRHLFNRLQAIDGVRVLGPTPDQQPERGALATFLVDGVHANDIAALIDASGICIRSGHHCCQPLHRLYDVSASARASLSFTSTFEEIDRFSEELASTVAFLREHS, encoded by the coding sequence ATGACAATCACCGCAAAAGCACGATCTGGTGTGGATTTCGTGGATTTATCCTCTCGATACCGTTCCGACTTCCCGATTCTTGAGCAGCTGGCTCCCGACGGCCGGCCGCTGATTTATCTCGATCACGCCGCCACCAGTCAGAAGCCCCGCCAGGTGCTGGAGGCGCTGCAGCAGTACTACAGCTGCGACAACGCCAACGTGCATCGCGGCGCCCACCAGCTCAGTGCCCGTGCCACCGATGCTTTTGAGGCAGCCCGCAGCACGGCTGCGGCCTTCGTCGGTGCCGCCAGTGCCCGGGAAATCGTCTTTACCCGCAATGCCAGTGAAGCGATCAACCTCGTGGCGCGCACTTGGGGTGACGCCAACCTGAAGGAAGGAGACGAAATCCTCCTCACGGTGATGGAGCACCACAGCAACCTGGTGCCCTGGCAACTGCTGGCTCAGCGCACGGGCTGTGTGTTGCGGCATGTCGGCATCACTGAATCTGGCGAGCTGGATCTGGAAGATTTCCAGGCCCAGCTCAGCCAGCGCACCCGGCTGGTGAGCCTGGTGCACATCAGCAATGCACTGGGCTGCTGCAATCCTCTTGATCAGGTGATCCCCGCGGCCCATGCCGTTGGCGCCTGTGTGCTTGTCGATGCCTGCCAGAGCCTGGCTCACAAGCCGATTGATGTTGCGGCTCTCGATGCCGATTTTCTGGTCGGCTCGTCCCACAAGCTCTGCGGCCCCACCGGTATGGGCTTCCTCTGGGCGCGGGAGTCTCTGCTGGAGGCGATGCCTCCTTTCCTGGGCGGCGGGGAGATGATCCAAGACGTTTTCCTCGATCACAGCACCTGGGCGGTGCTGCCCCACAAGTTCGAAGCGGGGACCCCTGCTATTGGAGAAGCGGTGGGGATGGGGGCCGCGATTCGCTATCTGCAGGCGGTGGGTCTGGAGGCGATTCAGGCCTGGGAAGCGCAGCTCACCCGGCATCTGTTCAACCGGCTGCAGGCGATTGATGGCGTCCGGGTGCTAGGGCCCACGCCGGATCAGCAGCCTGAACGCGGTGCCCTCGCCACATTCCTTGTGGATGGCGTTCATGCCAATGACATTGCCGCACTGATTGATGCGTCTGGAATTTGCATCCGCAGTGGTCATCACTGCTGTCAGCCCTTGCACCGCTTGTATGACGTCTCCGCATCAGCGCGCGCCAGCTTGAGCTTTACCAGCACTTTTGAGGAGATCGACCGCTTCAGCGAGGAACTCGCCTCCACGGTCGCCTTCCTGCGCGAGCACAGCTGA
- the sufD gene encoding Fe-S cluster assembly protein SufD has protein sequence MGSSVLAPVQERGRAALEHLGLPSRREESWRLTDLKRLAAVSALPTSASKISAPLPPSLEGVTRLVLNGSDDPLAGQLLPEGITVLNADELKQALGHTLDCCGCAQAWPVEFNHAKAQQILALRVRGRVGSLELVLAAGAGLNATRVLLLLEEKAELELLQVLLAEGASAHSHVLEVHLGQEAQLRHGVLATADGASSLMAHLAVEQEPRSSYALTSVVQGWSFGRVEPRVVQVDGQAQTVLKGLAVTGAEEQLATHTAVRFDGPEGELDQLQKCLAGGQSHAIFNGAISVPRDAQRTNAAQLSRNLLLSDRARVDTKPELEIVADDVRCAHGATVSQLQDDQLFYLQSRGIAAAEATALLLRGACQEVIEQLPAAAQAWRPLERVMGSLAR, from the coding sequence ATGGGGAGCAGTGTGCTGGCGCCGGTGCAGGAGCGCGGTCGCGCCGCGTTGGAGCACCTCGGTCTGCCCAGCCGCCGGGAAGAGTCCTGGCGGCTCACCGACCTCAAGCGTCTTGCGGCTGTGTCGGCGTTGCCGACCAGTGCGTCAAAGATTTCAGCACCACTTCCGCCCAGCTTGGAGGGGGTGACCCGTCTGGTGCTCAACGGTTCTGACGATCCCTTGGCAGGGCAGCTCCTCCCGGAGGGGATCACGGTCCTCAATGCTGATGAGCTGAAGCAGGCCCTCGGTCACACCCTTGATTGCTGCGGTTGCGCCCAGGCCTGGCCGGTGGAGTTCAACCACGCCAAAGCGCAGCAGATCCTGGCCCTCAGGGTGCGGGGGCGCGTGGGTTCGCTGGAACTGGTCCTCGCGGCGGGTGCCGGGTTGAACGCCACCCGGGTGCTACTGCTGCTCGAGGAAAAGGCGGAGCTTGAGTTGCTGCAGGTGTTGTTGGCGGAGGGTGCGTCCGCCCACAGCCACGTGCTGGAAGTGCATTTGGGGCAGGAGGCGCAACTGCGGCATGGGGTGCTGGCTACGGCTGATGGCGCTTCGTCGTTGATGGCGCATCTGGCGGTTGAGCAGGAGCCCCGCAGCTCCTATGCCCTCACCTCGGTCGTTCAGGGCTGGAGCTTTGGACGGGTGGAGCCCAGGGTGGTGCAGGTGGATGGACAAGCGCAGACCGTGCTCAAGGGCTTGGCGGTGACCGGCGCCGAAGAGCAGCTGGCCACCCATACCGCTGTGCGTTTTGACGGGCCTGAAGGGGAGTTGGATCAGTTGCAGAAATGCCTGGCCGGTGGCCAATCCCACGCGATTTTCAACGGTGCCATCAGTGTTCCCCGCGATGCCCAGCGCACCAATGCGGCGCAGTTGAGCCGCAACCTGCTGCTGTCTGATCGCGCCCGGGTCGACACCAAGCCCGAGCTGGAAATCGTGGCGGACGATGTGCGCTGCGCCCACGGCGCCACCGTGTCTCAGCTCCAGGACGATCAGTTGTTCTATCTCCAGAGTCGCGGGATCGCCGCGGCGGAGGCGACCGCGCTGCTGTTGCGCGGGGCCTGCCAGGAGGTGATCGAGCAGCTTCCTGCTGCTGCGCAGGCCTGGCGTCCCCTGGAGCGCGTGATGGGCAGCCTTGCCCGATGA
- the sufC gene encoding Fe-S cluster assembly ATPase SufC, protein MIRPDAELLLDIQDLHASVEDKPILKGVNLQVRAGEIHAVMGRNGSGKSTLSKVLAGHPAYRVTGGTVRYRGQDLFDLEPEERARLGVFLGFQYPVEIPGVSNLEFLRVSTNARREKQGEEELDTFAFEDHVHDKLKVVQMDPAFLERSVNEGFSGGEKKRNEILQMALLEPVVAILDETDSGLDIDALRIVAGGVNQLATEDNATLLITHYQRLLDEITPDYVHVMAAGQILRTGGRELALELEKTGYDWVDQELATQGAA, encoded by the coding sequence GTGATTCGCCCTGACGCTGAGCTGCTGCTCGACATCCAAGACCTGCATGCCTCCGTCGAGGACAAGCCCATCCTCAAGGGGGTGAATCTGCAGGTGCGGGCTGGTGAGATCCATGCCGTGATGGGCCGCAACGGCAGTGGCAAGAGCACGCTCTCCAAGGTGTTGGCTGGGCATCCGGCGTATCGCGTCACGGGCGGCACCGTTCGCTACCGCGGTCAGGATCTGTTTGACCTGGAGCCCGAAGAACGGGCGCGTTTGGGGGTGTTTCTCGGATTTCAGTACCCGGTTGAGATCCCCGGCGTCAGCAACCTGGAGTTCCTACGGGTGTCCACCAATGCTCGGCGGGAGAAACAGGGGGAGGAGGAGCTCGACACGTTTGCCTTTGAGGATCACGTGCATGACAAGCTCAAGGTGGTGCAGATGGACCCCGCCTTCCTCGAGCGGAGTGTGAATGAAGGGTTCTCCGGTGGTGAGAAAAAGCGCAACGAGATCCTGCAGATGGCCTTGCTCGAGCCTGTGGTGGCGATTCTCGATGAAACCGATTCGGGTCTCGATATCGACGCCCTGCGCATCGTTGCCGGCGGCGTGAACCAATTGGCGACGGAAGACAACGCCACGCTGTTAATTACTCACTACCAGCGTCTTCTTGATGAGATCACCCCGGACTATGTCCATGTGATGGCTGCGGGCCAGATCCTGCGCACTGGCGGACGGGAACTGGCCCTTGAGCTGGAGAAGACCGGATATGACTGGGTGGATCAGGAGCTGGCCACTCAGGGGGCTGCTTGA
- the sufB gene encoding Fe-S cluster assembly protein SufB yields MTSTSTRDLVSQPYKYGFVTEIETDKIAKGLSEEVVRLISAKKEEPEFLLQFRLKAFRHWLTLEEPDWAALGYPEIDYQDIVYYAAPKQQDKKASLDEVDPKLLETFDKLGIPLSEQKRLSNVAVDAVFDSVSIATTYKEKLAEHGVVFCSFSEAVKEHPELIERYLGTVVSSNDNYFAALNSAVFSDGSFVFIPKGVECPMELSTYFRINSGDTGQFERTLIVAEEGASVSYLEGCTAPMFDTNQLHAAVVELVTLDDASIKYSTVQNWYAGDENGVGGIYNFVTKRGQCRGARSRISWTQVETGSAITWKYPSCVLQGADSVGEFYSVALTNNCQQADTGTKMVHVGPRTRSTIVSKGISAGRSSNSYRGLVQMGPNAKGARNYSQCDSMLIGDQAAANTYPYIRSQQPQAAIEHEASTCRISEDQLFYLQSRGIGFEEAVSMMVSGFCRDVFNQLPMEFAAEADKLLALKLEGSVG; encoded by the coding sequence ATGACCAGTACCTCCACACGGGATCTCGTCAGTCAGCCGTACAAGTACGGCTTTGTCACCGAGATCGAGACCGACAAAATCGCCAAGGGTCTCAGCGAGGAGGTCGTTCGTCTGATTTCGGCCAAGAAGGAAGAGCCGGAGTTTCTGCTGCAGTTTCGGCTCAAGGCCTTCCGCCACTGGCTCACCCTGGAGGAGCCTGATTGGGCTGCCCTCGGTTATCCCGAGATCGACTACCAAGACATCGTTTATTACGCCGCGCCCAAGCAGCAGGACAAGAAGGCCAGCCTTGATGAGGTGGATCCGAAGCTCCTGGAGACCTTCGACAAGCTCGGCATCCCGTTGAGCGAACAGAAGCGCCTTAGCAATGTCGCTGTGGATGCTGTTTTCGACAGCGTGTCGATCGCCACCACCTACAAAGAGAAGCTGGCGGAACACGGCGTGGTGTTCTGTTCTTTCAGTGAAGCGGTGAAAGAGCACCCCGAGCTGATCGAGCGTTACCTCGGCACGGTTGTCTCCAGTAACGACAATTACTTCGCCGCTCTGAACTCAGCGGTGTTCAGCGACGGATCCTTTGTTTTCATCCCGAAGGGGGTGGAGTGCCCAATGGAGTTGTCCACCTATTTCAGGATCAATTCTGGGGACACCGGTCAGTTCGAGCGAACCCTGATCGTGGCCGAAGAAGGTGCCTCGGTGAGTTACCTCGAGGGCTGCACCGCCCCGATGTTTGACACCAACCAGCTTCATGCGGCTGTGGTGGAACTGGTCACCCTCGACGATGCCTCCATCAAGTACTCCACGGTTCAGAACTGGTATGCCGGCGATGAAAACGGTGTCGGCGGGATCTACAACTTCGTGACCAAGCGCGGCCAGTGCCGCGGCGCTCGCAGCCGCATCAGCTGGACACAGGTCGAGACCGGTTCGGCCATCACCTGGAAATACCCCAGTTGCGTGCTGCAGGGTGCTGATTCGGTGGGTGAGTTCTATTCCGTGGCACTCACCAACAACTGCCAGCAGGCCGATACCGGAACGAAAATGGTCCATGTCGGACCGCGCACCCGCTCCACCATTGTGAGCAAAGGCATCAGCGCTGGACGCTCCAGCAACAGCTATCGCGGCCTCGTGCAGATGGGGCCCAATGCCAAGGGCGCACGGAACTACAGCCAGTGCGATTCGATGCTGATTGGCGATCAGGCTGCTGCGAACACATACCCCTATATCCGTTCTCAGCAGCCGCAGGCGGCCATCGAGCACGAGGCCAGCACCTGTCGCATCTCCGAAGACCAGCTCTTCTATCTCCAGAGCCGTGGCATCGGTTTTGAAGAAGCCGTCTCAATGATGGTCAGTGGCTTCTGCCGCGACGTCTTCAACCAGCTGCCCATGGAGTTCGCCGCTGAGGCTGACAAATTGTTGGCCCTCAAACTCGAGGGATCCGTGGGCTGA
- a CDS encoding ferredoxin-thioredoxin reductase catalytic domain-containing protein: MSDAPQEPTAESLEVIRKFAQTYAQRTGTYFCADPSVTAVVLKGLARHKDDLGGALCPCRHYDDKEAEVSQAFWNCPCVPMRERKECHCMLFLTEDNPFACPDKTQSISTETINATVG; the protein is encoded by the coding sequence ATGTCCGACGCCCCTCAAGAGCCGACAGCAGAAAGCCTGGAGGTGATCCGCAAGTTCGCTCAAACCTACGCGCAGCGGACAGGCACCTACTTCTGTGCTGATCCCAGTGTCACCGCTGTTGTTCTGAAAGGTCTCGCGCGTCACAAGGACGACCTCGGAGGCGCTCTGTGCCCCTGCCGGCACTACGACGACAAAGAGGCCGAGGTCTCCCAGGCGTTTTGGAACTGCCCCTGTGTTCCGATGCGTGAACGCAAGGAATGCCACTGCATGCTCTTCCTCACTGAGGACAATCCTTTCGCCTGCCCTGACAAGACGCAGTCCATCTCCACTGAAACGATTAACGCCACCGTCGGCTGA
- a CDS encoding metalloregulator ArsR/SmtB family transcription factor, giving the protein MSASAPASTRDAVLSLLMERGEEDAGNLAGTVGISVQAMRRHLRSLAESGLVRASSNSSGPGRPSNRWCLTDQGRAQFPDGSDRFALGLLDSMRSHLPEATVRQLLNQQAESKASQYRESLGDASLEARLEHLARLRRDEGYVTVCSRDDDGVSWRLEEAHCSVQRIAEEFPAVCDQELLLIRQTVPDCRVERVHWRLEGGHACGFRITPLSEG; this is encoded by the coding sequence ATGAGCGCCTCGGCCCCTGCCAGCACCCGCGACGCCGTGCTCTCCCTGCTGATGGAGCGCGGAGAGGAAGACGCTGGCAATCTGGCCGGCACCGTGGGTATTTCCGTGCAGGCCATGCGCCGGCACCTGCGTTCTCTCGCCGAAAGTGGCTTGGTGCGCGCCAGCAGCAACTCCAGCGGCCCGGGACGTCCCAGCAACCGCTGGTGTCTTACCGACCAGGGACGGGCCCAGTTCCCAGACGGCAGTGACCGCTTCGCCCTGGGGCTACTGGATTCGATGCGCAGCCATCTCCCCGAAGCGACCGTGCGTCAGCTGCTGAACCAGCAGGCCGAGTCGAAAGCCAGCCAATACCGAGAAAGCCTGGGCGATGCCTCCCTTGAGGCTCGCCTCGAACATCTGGCACGGCTGCGGCGCGACGAGGGCTACGTCACCGTTTGCAGCAGAGATGACGACGGCGTCAGCTGGCGACTCGAAGAGGCCCACTGTTCGGTGCAACGCATCGCCGAGGAATTTCCTGCGGTATGCGACCAAGAATTACTACTGATCCGGCAGACCGTGCCGGACTGTCGAGTCGAACGCGTGCATTGGCGGCTTGAGGGCGGTCACGCCTGCGGCTTCCGGATCACTCCACTTTCCGAGGGCTGA
- a CDS encoding phycobiliprotein lyase: MLDISDALSFFRLSCGRWTSQRSQHHLLHRRAEAGASFIVVEELLKGDERLAEIAERNNESVERIVGGCWVRWSGSMAWDRAGESHEDQTMFGLIPEDETGRRGLLLRDRGYAEKAPVAGQFRMDDENGLILTTDYEMMSSLERFWFAGPNLRLRTSTVQGLSNNASFCMETRQLDNAPESSHTAEAAISAAGLAPFGW, translated from the coding sequence ATGCTTGATATCTCTGACGCCCTCAGCTTCTTTCGCCTGAGCTGTGGCCGGTGGACCTCCCAGCGCAGCCAGCATCATCTGCTGCATCGCCGCGCCGAAGCCGGAGCCTCCTTCATCGTCGTGGAAGAACTGCTGAAGGGAGACGAGCGACTCGCTGAGATCGCCGAGCGAAATAACGAGAGCGTTGAGCGAATCGTCGGCGGCTGCTGGGTGCGCTGGAGCGGATCAATGGCCTGGGACCGCGCCGGTGAATCCCACGAGGACCAGACCATGTTCGGACTGATCCCCGAGGACGAGACGGGGCGACGCGGACTATTGCTACGGGATCGCGGCTACGCCGAAAAAGCGCCGGTAGCTGGCCAGTTCCGCATGGATGACGAAAACGGCCTGATCCTCACCACCGATTACGAAATGATGAGCTCCCTCGAGCGCTTCTGGTTCGCGGGACCGAACCTGCGGCTGCGCACCAGCACGGTTCAGGGGCTCTCCAACAACGCCTCCTTCTGCATGGAGACCCGGCAGCTGGATAACGCGCCGGAGTCCAGCCATACCGCTGAAGCTGCCATCAGTGCAGCAGGCCTCGCCCCGTTCGGCTGGTAA
- a CDS encoding phycobilisome rod-core linker polypeptide, translating to MAIPLLEYAPITQNSLRSGVPNIRVGSEEGSRAYSIEIADDRDNFDTVVESGYRQIFFHAFETDRDVNLESQLKDGQITVRDFIRGLVLSDTFKRTFYGFNSNYKVVRHLCERILGRKVNGKGEELSWSIVIATKGLEGLVDVLLDSTEYLDTFGYDTVPYQRNRVLPGRELGDTPFNITTPRYDEYYRGILGFPQLIFTGGPAKKLPERAKIRKGGSPSDYMAWVSEIGSPRRVGGSTSADIDYLAKVPYRTLGR from the coding sequence GTGGCCATTCCTCTTCTGGAGTACGCACCGATCACCCAAAACTCCCTCAGGAGTGGTGTTCCAAACATTCGCGTTGGCTCCGAGGAAGGATCAAGGGCCTACTCCATTGAGATTGCCGACGACCGGGACAACTTCGACACGGTGGTTGAGAGCGGCTACCGCCAAATCTTTTTCCACGCCTTCGAGACAGATCGGGACGTCAACCTTGAGTCCCAGCTCAAGGATGGCCAAATCACCGTTCGTGATTTCATCCGCGGCCTGGTGCTCTCCGACACCTTCAAGCGCACCTTCTACGGCTTCAACAGCAACTACAAAGTTGTCCGTCACCTTTGCGAACGGATCCTTGGTCGCAAAGTCAACGGGAAAGGCGAGGAGCTGTCTTGGTCGATCGTGATTGCGACCAAGGGCCTCGAGGGTCTGGTTGACGTTCTCCTCGACAGCACTGAATACCTCGACACCTTCGGCTACGACACTGTTCCGTACCAGCGGAACCGTGTGCTTCCCGGCCGCGAGCTCGGTGACACTCCCTTCAACATCACCACCCCTCGCTACGACGAGTACTACCGCGGAATCCTGGGCTTCCCTCAGCTCATCTTCACCGGTGGTCCTGCCAAGAAATTGCCGGAACGCGCAAAGATCCGGAAGGGTGGTTCCCCTTCGGACTACATGGCCTGGGTCAGCGAAATCGGCAGTCCACGTCGGGTGGGTGGGAGCACCAGTGCAGACATCGACTACCTGGCCAAGGTTCCTTATCGCACCCTCGGCCGCTGA
- a CDS encoding DUF4912 domain-containing protein, with protein MSQTLSSLARLTLRQLRQIASDLGVPLYSRKSKETLVDEVALRQQKRGGDLKAIEAELNAPAVSTSDTRVVFLPRDPQWAYVFWEISEADRKVAQKEGASRLCLRLADVTGMEDGNAHPHTLQEVPVDSHSTEWYLPVPLCDRDYRVELGYRIGTTWMSLAFSSVARVPALHPSEQILDQFVPFSLDAAPAEPAAAAPVAPTESSNSGLHERLYQSATVHFRRRRVGSEEFQEGFDTSGDSAGLNDSGAGLWASGRNESGLGGVAPRQRSFWLVADAELIVYGATDPSARLTIGGEEVPLSTDGTFRIQVPFRDGEQMYAIEATASDREQKRNITLNFKRETPEDNSNPASEARAEWF; from the coding sequence GTGTCTCAAACACTGTCATCACTGGCACGTCTCACCCTTCGTCAACTGCGTCAGATCGCCAGTGATCTGGGAGTGCCGCTCTACAGCCGCAAGAGCAAAGAGACCCTCGTTGACGAAGTTGCCCTGCGTCAGCAAAAGCGTGGTGGAGACCTGAAAGCCATCGAAGCGGAGCTCAACGCACCGGCCGTGAGCACGAGCGATACCCGCGTTGTGTTCCTGCCCCGTGATCCCCAATGGGCTTATGTGTTCTGGGAGATCTCAGAAGCCGATCGCAAGGTTGCTCAAAAGGAAGGAGCCAGCCGTCTTTGCCTCCGCCTCGCCGACGTCACCGGCATGGAGGACGGCAACGCGCATCCACACACCCTTCAGGAAGTACCTGTCGACAGCCACAGCACCGAGTGGTATCTACCTGTACCTCTCTGCGACCGGGATTACAGGGTCGAACTCGGCTACCGCATCGGCACCACCTGGATGTCGCTGGCGTTCTCATCAGTGGCCCGCGTGCCGGCTCTCCACCCCAGCGAGCAGATCCTCGATCAGTTCGTTCCCTTCAGCCTTGATGCTGCCCCCGCCGAACCGGCAGCCGCCGCCCCCGTCGCACCAACTGAGTCGAGCAACAGTGGCCTGCACGAGCGGCTTTACCAGAGCGCGACTGTTCACTTCCGCAGGCGTCGGGTCGGCTCCGAAGAATTCCAGGAAGGTTTCGATACCTCTGGCGACAGCGCCGGCTTGAACGACTCCGGTGCTGGTCTCTGGGCCAGCGGCCGCAATGAGTCCGGCTTGGGTGGCGTGGCACCTCGCCAACGCTCGTTCTGGCTGGTGGCCGACGCCGAACTGATCGTGTACGGCGCCACTGACCCTTCGGCTCGTCTCACCATCGGAGGTGAGGAAGTTCCTCTCTCCACCGACGGCACCTTCCGAATTCAGGTCCCCTTCCGGGATGGCGAACAGATGTATGCCATCGAGGCCACAGCCTCTGATCGAGAGCAGAAGCGGAACATCACGCTCAATTTCAAGCGTGAGACCCCTGAAGACAACAGCAACCCCGCTAGCGAAGCTCGCGCCGAGTGGTTCTGA